One genomic segment of Canis lupus baileyi chromosome 9, mCanLup2.hap1, whole genome shotgun sequence includes these proteins:
- the DIO2 gene encoding LOW QUALITY PROTEIN: type II iodothyronine deiodinase (The sequence of the model RefSeq protein was modified relative to this genomic sequence to represent the inferred CDS: inserted 1 base in 1 codon): MGILSVDLLITLQILPVFFSNCLFLALYDSVILLKHVVLLLSRSKSTRGEWRRMLTSEGMRCIWKSFLLDAYKQVKLGEDAPNSSVVHVSNSEGGDNSRNGAQVKIVDGAECHLLDFASPERPLVVNFGSATUPPFTSQLPAFSKLVEEFSSVADFLLVYIDEAHPSDGWAVPGDSSLSFEVKKHRNQEDRCAAAHQLLERFSLPPQCRVVADRMDNNANVAYGVAFERVCIVQRQKIAYLGGKGPFYYNLQEVRRWLEKNFSKRXKSRLAG; encoded by the exons ATGGGCATCCTCAGCGTAGACTTGCTGATCACACTGCAAATTCTGCCAGTTTTTTTCTCCAACTGCCTCTTCCTGGCACTCTATGACTCGGTCATTCTCCTCAAGCACGTGGTGCTGCTGCTGAGCCGCTCCAAGTCCACTCGCGGGGAGTGGAGGCGCATGCTGACCTCAGAGGGAATGCGCTGCATCTGGAAGAGCTTCCTCCTCGATGCCTACAAGCAG GTGAAACTGGGTGAAGATGCCCCCAATTCCAGTGTGGTGCATGTCTCCAATTCTGAAGGAGGTGACAACAGTAGAAATGGTGCCCAGGTGAAGATAGTTGATGGAGCCGAGTGCCACCTTCTTGACTTTGCCAGCCCTGAGCGCCCACTGGTGGTCAACTTTGGCTCAGCCACTTGACCTCCTTTTACTAGCCAGCTGCCAGCCTTCAGCAAACTGGTGGAAGAGTTCTCATCAGTGGCTGACTTCCTGTTGGTTTACATTGATGAGGCTCATCCTTCAGATGGTTGGGCAGTGCCTGGTgattcttctttgtcttttgaagTGAAGAAACACCGGAACCAGGAAGACCGATGTGCAGCAGCCCACCAGCTTCTGGAGCGTTTCTCCTTGCCGCCCCAGTGCCGAGTTGTGGCTGACCGCATGGACAATAATGCCAATGTAGCTTATGGGGTAGCCTTTGAACGTGTGTGTATTGTGCAGAGACAGAAAATTGCTTATCTGGGAGGAAAGGGCCCCTTCTACTACAACCTTCAAGAAGTCCGGCGTTGGCTGGAGAAGAATTTCAGCAAAA TGAAATCTAGATTAGCTGGTTAA